One genomic window of Triplophysa rosa linkage group LG11, Trosa_1v2, whole genome shotgun sequence includes the following:
- the camsap3 gene encoding calmodulin-regulated spectrin-associated protein 3 isoform X4 — MVDSNAMRKTFVVPDIKPLDQYDVTRARICASVGWLLAKSYGNAENVPVELRDPFYCDQYEQEHLKPPVTHLLVSPELYCRTYGLLLGGSPGAEGPPKDISALLQLLSKKGLTPKDQNVPVTEADLLKKPIKMSAHLELIDALMAVGAMETVSAVTASGGSELLSTDASWDRALLCWVNRLNQKLKEQSEGTQTDGSQLNNEPQPVQPSIRYRKDRMQSKLKPCFPVVNEVKDLSNGCALAAVIHHYCPGLLRLEDVCMKDSMSAADSLYNLQLIREFCDSCLKNCCPLVLEDLLYSPPELKTNILSFLAELLYWFEVSKPEFVQPLQDSELTETSGRIDNGNSGTRKSGSPSIFKKPFLPISSPVTGATGSLTQSTSMSHVEAAGRTWTKNQLSRPLSSAVSFSIPFGLDSDVDIVMGNPVITRSASFDNVNPTGQSMTHVPSTPPEDLSHLLSKSPGPNGPQRASWTTRTRPMLAEENGIESETGELPTIEEALQIIHNEEKMEPRLHPDGAPDGFFLHSSDDLANSQHNGDPPPLSSSAPPRSGMLYHRSSGAPSESNRSRPTSDGSRDDDSVLRDGSVDSDASEDLPKTHSTPATPAAGPRVTRSHETPDSGVKMTSFAERKKKLVPEQVRPNEPGATQMTTWAKKSEESPSKSPALSTEMSELGARLEEKRRAIEAQKKRIEAIFAKHRQRLGKSAFLQLKKEQEDGVEGEAGTSSVEDDLSRLALDERLARLENEEQREEQQHKRPSVEDEGCVKPSAQQDNLVQNEKSGVDGPGEKGTAPLGDYNNAVSKLSAALNSLQNDMQRLSEQQNQMMKKKTTTNNQAWVIPPSSKPSTATPPRLSRQSNRNVPSASSSPSPSRKNSNHTAPPKSPASHRRAQSAPPKSPKMNRSADVKKPHSTRVITAPQSVDTIPHLRRGSPWQCRDQNSSSFNIGTPSESRSASSLARPEDNFSDTGSSEDQTIFSMELEGGSSQTLPRTVRHGGSSSGAPSECSFESDVPTAGLNGKRSSLIEVSLSSLKAFEGGEADQNQDMFFDSMSDQTEQETRGGVGFFFKQDETRPEDEMAQRRAALLEKQQKRAEEMKRRKQEQEREREASRSSSVDDPRIGEERPQTPCTPPPPRTPPPEGTPQRRGDFTRQEYERRHQLKIMEDLDKVLRQKPTTVRGVKKQRPKTVFRDDSGLSRSPAKGFMGSRLNKVYSHSTMNLSSMANENGTLTVRKSPSRSHSPSRLMSPGRLAAQNGDWETGSTISSPGSIPEYTGPKLYKEPSFKSNKFIIHNAISRCCLAGKVNEPQKNKIVEEMEKATGNHFLILFRDASCQFRAVYTMNPETEEMVRLTGIGPRVISLDMVESIYKYSSDRKQFTAIPSKTMSMSVDAFTIPNHLWERKRPGTPKKLGTPK, encoded by the exons AGTGCCCACTTGGAGTTGATAGATGCTTTAATGGCAGTGGGTGCCATGGAGACGGTGAGTGCAGTCACGGCGAGCGGCGGATCCGAGCTGCTCAGTACAGATGCGAGCTGGGACAGAGCCCTGCTGTGCTGGGTGAACAGG CTGAATCAAAAATTGAAAGAGCAGTCGGAAGGTACACAGACTGATGGATCTCAGCTGAACAATGAACCACAGCCTGTTCAGCCATCG ATCCGGTACAGGAAGGACAGGATGCAGTCTAAACTCAAACCCTGTTTTCCTGTGGTGAATGAAGTCAAGGATCTGTCAAATGGATGTGCCCTCGCTGCTGTTATTCACCATTACTGTCCTGGACTGCTGCGGTTAGAGG ATGTTTGTATGAAGGACTCCATGTCTGCGGCTGACAGCCTGTATAACTTGCAGTTGATTCGGGAGTTTTGTGACAGCTGTCTGAAGAACTGCTGCCCTCTAGTGTTGGAGGATTTACTCTACAGCCCACCAGAACTAAAG ACAAACATACTGAGCTTTCTGGCAGAGCTCTTGTATTGGTTTGAAGTGTCAAAGCCGGAGTTTGTTCAGCCCCTGCAGGACTCAGAGCTGACTG AAACATCGGGAAGGATTGATAATGGCAACAGTGGGACACGTAAAAG TGGTTCTCCTTCCATCTTCAAGAAGCCCTTCCTGCCCATCTCCTCTCCTGTGACCGGAGCAACAG GATCTCTGACTCAGTCTACCTCAATGTCTCATGTAGAGGCAGCTGGACGGACGTGGACTAAGAACCAGCTCAG TCGTCCCCTGTCCTCTGCAGTGTCCTTTAGTATCCCCTTTGGTCTGGACAGTGATGTGGACATTGTGATGGGTAACCCTGTCATAACTCGCTCTGCCAGCTTTGACAATGTCAACCCCACTGGTCAATCCATGACTCATGTCCCCTCCACCCCTCCAGAGGACCTCAGCCATTTATTAAGTAAGTCCCCTGGCCCCAACGGCCCTCAAAGAGCTTCCTGGACCACTCGGACTCGTCCAATGCTGGCCGAGGAGAACGGCATTGAGAGCGAAACAGGTGAGCTGCCCACTATCGAAGAGGCATTGCAGATCATCCACAATGAAGAGAAAATGGAGCCCCGGCTTCACCCTGACGGGGCACCTGACGGTTTCTTCCTGCATTCATCGGATGATCTAGCAAACAGTCAGCACAACGGCGATCCGCCACCTCTTAGCTCTTCAGCCCCGCCCCGCTCAGGAATGCTCTACCATCGATCTTCAGGAGCGCCGTCAGAGTCAAATCGCTCCAGACCTACCTCAGACGGCTCTAGAGACGACGACTCTGTGTTAAGAGATGGAAGCGTGGATTCGGATGCCTCTGAAGACCTACCCAAAACCCATTCCACCCCTGCAACCCCTGCCGCTGGACCTCGTGTAACTCGTTCGCATGAGACGCCAGACAGCGGTGTGAAGATGACCAGCTTTGCTGAACGAAAGAAGAAATTGGTTCCGGAGCAGGTACGACCTAATGAGCCCGGAGCCACACAAATGACTACCTGGGCTAAGAAGTCAGAGGAGAGTCCCAGCAAAAGTCCTGCGCTCAGCACAGAAATGTCAGAGTTGGGTGCGAGGCTAGAGGAGAAGAGGAGGGCCATCGAGGCTCAGAAGAAACGGATAGAAGCCATTTTTGCCAAACATCGGCAGAGACTGGGAAAAAGCGCCTTCCTACAACTGAAGAAGGAACAAGAGGATGGAGTGGAAGGGGAGGCTGGGACCTCCTCTGTAGAGGATGATCTTAGCCGACTGGCACTGGACGAGAGACTGGCCCGCTTAGAGAATGAGGAGCAGCGGGAAGAGCAACAACACAAGCGTCCCTCTGTGGAGGACGAGGGATGCGTCAAGCCCTCCGCGCAACAAGACAATCTAGTACAGAATGAAAAGTCCGGAGTGGACGGACCTGGAGAGAAAGGCACGGCACCGTTGGGTGATTACAACAATGCTGTATCTAAACTCAGTGCGGCTCTCAATTCTCTTCAGAACGATATGCAGCGTCTTTCCGAACAACAGAACCAGATGATGAAGAAGAAAACCACGACCAACAACCAGGCTTGGGTCATCCCACCAAGCTCCAAACCCTCAACAGCTACCCCTCCTCGTCTGTCAAGGCAGTCCAATCGTAACGTACCCTCTGCCTCCTCTTCCCCTTCCCCGTCTCGCAAGAACTCTAATCACACCGCCCCACCCAAATCGCCAGCGTCTCACCGCAGGGCACAGTCTGCACCTCCGAAGAGCCCCAAAATGAATCGATCTGCAGATGTTAAGAAGCCGCATTCTACAAGAGTCATTACTGCCCCTCAGAGCGTGGACACCATCCCTCACTTACGACGAGGGTCGCCATGGCAATGCAGGGATCAGAACTCGTCCTCTTTCAACATAGGGACGCCAAGCGAATCCCGTTCTGCATCCTCCCTGGCCAGACCTGAGGACAACTTCTCAGACACGGGCTCCAGTGAGGATCAGACCATCTTTAGTATGGAGTTGGAGGGCGGATCTTCACAGACTTTGCCCAGAACGGTGCGCCATGGCGGCAGCAGCTCGGGAGCTCCATCCGAGTGCTCGTTTGAGAGCGATGTTCCCACAGCGGGTTTGAATGGCAAGCGCAGCAGTCTTATCGAGGTCTCCCTGTCCTCTCTAAAAGCGTTTGAGGGTGGGGAAGCGGATCAGAACCAGGACATGTTCTTCGACTCGATGAGCGACCAGACGGAGCAAGAAACGAGGGGTGGAGTTGGGTTCTTTTTCAAG CAGGATGAAACTCGACCTGAAGATGAGATGGCTCAGAGAAGAGCAGCGTTACTTGAGAAGCAGCAAAAGAGGGCAGAAGAGATGAAGAGACGAAAACAAGagcaggaaagagagagagaggccag CAGGTCATCATCAGTGGACGATCCCCGTATAGGGGAGGAGAGACCCCAGACTCCCTGCACACCCCCGCCACCCCGCACCCCACCACCCGAGGGCACACCTCAGCGCCGCGGAGACTTCACTCGCCAGGAGTACGAACGTCGGCACCAGCTTAAAATAATGGAGGATCTAGACAAAGTTCTCCGTCAAAAACCCACCACCGTCAGAGGCGTGAAGAAGCAAAGGCCCAAAACTGTGTTCAGAGATGACTCCGGCCTCTCCCGCAGCCCTGCCAAAGGGTTCATGG GTTCTAGGCTTAATAAAGTGTACTCCCATTCGACAATGAACCTGTCCTCCATGGCCAATGAAAATGGGACACTAACTGTCAGGAAATCTCCAAG TCGATCTCATTCACCATCCAGACTGATGTCTCCGGGCCGTCTCGCTGCACAGAATGGAGACTGGGAGACTGGATCTACTATTTCATCTCCGGGTTCCATCCCAGAATACACTG GGCCTAAACTCTACAAGGAGCCAAGCTTTAAATCCAATAAGTTCATTATCCATAATGCCATCTCACGCTGTTGTTTGGCAGGGAAGGTCAACGAACCCCAAAAAAACAAGATTGTAGAG GAAATGGAGAAAGCCACTGGAAACCATTTCCTTATCCTGTTCCGGGATGCCAGCTGTCAGTTCCGGGCGGTTTACACCATGAACCCCGAGACGGAGGAGATGGTCCGGCTGACGGGCATCGGCCCACGCGTCATCTCTCTGGATATGGTGGAGTCCATCTATAAGTACAGCTCTGACCGCAAACAGTTTACGGCCATCCCGTCCAAAACCATGTCTATGAGTGTGGATGCCTTCACCATTCCCAACCATTTGTGGGAGCGCAAACGCCCGGGAACCCCCAAAAAGCTTGGGACTCCAAAATAA
- the camsap3 gene encoding calmodulin-regulated spectrin-associated protein 3 isoform X3, whose translation MVDSNAMRKTFVVPDIKPLDQYDVTRARICASVGWLLAKSYGNAENVPVELRDPFYCDQYEQEHLKPPVTHLLVSPELYCRTYGLLLGGSPGAEGPPKDISALLQLLSKKGLTPKDQNVPVTEADLLKKPIKMSAHLELIDALMAVGAMETVSAVTASGGSELLSTDASWDRALLCWVNRLNQKLKEQSEGTQTDGSQLNNEPQPVQPSCPTRWYWKLVPIRYRKDRMQSKLKPCFPVVNEVKDLSNGCALAAVIHHYCPGLLRLEDVCMKDSMSAADSLYNLQLIREFCDSCLKNCCPLVLEDLLYSPPELKTNILSFLAELLYWFEVSKPEFVQPLQDSELTETSGRIDNGNSGTRKSGSPSIFKKPFLPISSPVTGATGSLTQSTSMSHVEAAGRTWTKNQLSRPLSSAVSFSIPFGLDSDVDIVMGNPVITRSASFDNVNPTGQSMTHVPSTPPEDLSHLLSKSPGPNGPQRASWTTRTRPMLAEENGIESETGELPTIEEALQIIHNEEKMEPRLHPDGAPDGFFLHSSDDLANSQHNGDPPPLSSSAPPRSGMLYHRSSGAPSESNRSRPTSDGSRDDDSVLRDGSVDSDASEDLPKTHSTPATPAAGPRVTRSHETPDSGVKMTSFAERKKKLVPEQVRPNEPGATQMTTWAKKSEESPSKSPALSTEMSELGARLEEKRRAIEAQKKRIEAIFAKHRQRLGKSAFLQLKKEQEDGVEGEAGTSSVEDDLSRLALDERLARLENEEQREEQQHKRPSVEDEGCVKPSAQQDNLVQNEKSGVDGPGEKGTAPLGDYNNAVSKLSAALNSLQNDMQRLSEQQNQMMKKKTTTNNQAWVIPPSSKPSTATPPRLSRQSNRNVPSASSSPSPSRKNSNHTAPPKSPASHRRAQSAPPKSPKMNRSADVKKPHSTRVITAPQSVDTIPHLRRGSPWQCRDQNSSSFNIGTPSESRSASSLARPEDNFSDTGSSEDQTIFSMELEGGSSQTLPRTVRHGGSSSGAPSECSFESDVPTAGLNGKRSSLIEVSLSSLKAFEGGEADQNQDMFFDSMSDQTEQETRGGVGFFFKQDETRPEDEMAQRRAALLEKQQKRAEEMKRRKQEQEREREARSSSVDDPRIGEERPQTPCTPPPPRTPPPEGTPQRRGDFTRQEYERRHQLKIMEDLDKVLRQKPTTVRGVKKQRPKTVFRDDSGLSRSPAKGFMGSRLNKVYSHSTMNLSSMANENGTLTVRKSPSRSHSPSRLMSPGRLAAQNGDWETGSTISSPGSIPEYTGPKLYKEPSFKSNKFIIHNAISRCCLAGKVNEPQKNKIVEEMEKATGNHFLILFRDASCQFRAVYTMNPETEEMVRLTGIGPRVISLDMVESIYKYSSDRKQFTAIPSKTMSMSVDAFTIPNHLWERKRPGTPKKLGTPK comes from the exons AGTGCCCACTTGGAGTTGATAGATGCTTTAATGGCAGTGGGTGCCATGGAGACGGTGAGTGCAGTCACGGCGAGCGGCGGATCCGAGCTGCTCAGTACAGATGCGAGCTGGGACAGAGCCCTGCTGTGCTGGGTGAACAGG CTGAATCAAAAATTGAAAGAGCAGTCGGAAGGTACACAGACTGATGGATCTCAGCTGAACAATGAACCACAGCCTGTTCAGCCATCG TGTCCCACTCGCTGGTACTGGAAACTTGTTCCT ATCCGGTACAGGAAGGACAGGATGCAGTCTAAACTCAAACCCTGTTTTCCTGTGGTGAATGAAGTCAAGGATCTGTCAAATGGATGTGCCCTCGCTGCTGTTATTCACCATTACTGTCCTGGACTGCTGCGGTTAGAGG ATGTTTGTATGAAGGACTCCATGTCTGCGGCTGACAGCCTGTATAACTTGCAGTTGATTCGGGAGTTTTGTGACAGCTGTCTGAAGAACTGCTGCCCTCTAGTGTTGGAGGATTTACTCTACAGCCCACCAGAACTAAAG ACAAACATACTGAGCTTTCTGGCAGAGCTCTTGTATTGGTTTGAAGTGTCAAAGCCGGAGTTTGTTCAGCCCCTGCAGGACTCAGAGCTGACTG AAACATCGGGAAGGATTGATAATGGCAACAGTGGGACACGTAAAAG TGGTTCTCCTTCCATCTTCAAGAAGCCCTTCCTGCCCATCTCCTCTCCTGTGACCGGAGCAACAG GATCTCTGACTCAGTCTACCTCAATGTCTCATGTAGAGGCAGCTGGACGGACGTGGACTAAGAACCAGCTCAG TCGTCCCCTGTCCTCTGCAGTGTCCTTTAGTATCCCCTTTGGTCTGGACAGTGATGTGGACATTGTGATGGGTAACCCTGTCATAACTCGCTCTGCCAGCTTTGACAATGTCAACCCCACTGGTCAATCCATGACTCATGTCCCCTCCACCCCTCCAGAGGACCTCAGCCATTTATTAAGTAAGTCCCCTGGCCCCAACGGCCCTCAAAGAGCTTCCTGGACCACTCGGACTCGTCCAATGCTGGCCGAGGAGAACGGCATTGAGAGCGAAACAGGTGAGCTGCCCACTATCGAAGAGGCATTGCAGATCATCCACAATGAAGAGAAAATGGAGCCCCGGCTTCACCCTGACGGGGCACCTGACGGTTTCTTCCTGCATTCATCGGATGATCTAGCAAACAGTCAGCACAACGGCGATCCGCCACCTCTTAGCTCTTCAGCCCCGCCCCGCTCAGGAATGCTCTACCATCGATCTTCAGGAGCGCCGTCAGAGTCAAATCGCTCCAGACCTACCTCAGACGGCTCTAGAGACGACGACTCTGTGTTAAGAGATGGAAGCGTGGATTCGGATGCCTCTGAAGACCTACCCAAAACCCATTCCACCCCTGCAACCCCTGCCGCTGGACCTCGTGTAACTCGTTCGCATGAGACGCCAGACAGCGGTGTGAAGATGACCAGCTTTGCTGAACGAAAGAAGAAATTGGTTCCGGAGCAGGTACGACCTAATGAGCCCGGAGCCACACAAATGACTACCTGGGCTAAGAAGTCAGAGGAGAGTCCCAGCAAAAGTCCTGCGCTCAGCACAGAAATGTCAGAGTTGGGTGCGAGGCTAGAGGAGAAGAGGAGGGCCATCGAGGCTCAGAAGAAACGGATAGAAGCCATTTTTGCCAAACATCGGCAGAGACTGGGAAAAAGCGCCTTCCTACAACTGAAGAAGGAACAAGAGGATGGAGTGGAAGGGGAGGCTGGGACCTCCTCTGTAGAGGATGATCTTAGCCGACTGGCACTGGACGAGAGACTGGCCCGCTTAGAGAATGAGGAGCAGCGGGAAGAGCAACAACACAAGCGTCCCTCTGTGGAGGACGAGGGATGCGTCAAGCCCTCCGCGCAACAAGACAATCTAGTACAGAATGAAAAGTCCGGAGTGGACGGACCTGGAGAGAAAGGCACGGCACCGTTGGGTGATTACAACAATGCTGTATCTAAACTCAGTGCGGCTCTCAATTCTCTTCAGAACGATATGCAGCGTCTTTCCGAACAACAGAACCAGATGATGAAGAAGAAAACCACGACCAACAACCAGGCTTGGGTCATCCCACCAAGCTCCAAACCCTCAACAGCTACCCCTCCTCGTCTGTCAAGGCAGTCCAATCGTAACGTACCCTCTGCCTCCTCTTCCCCTTCCCCGTCTCGCAAGAACTCTAATCACACCGCCCCACCCAAATCGCCAGCGTCTCACCGCAGGGCACAGTCTGCACCTCCGAAGAGCCCCAAAATGAATCGATCTGCAGATGTTAAGAAGCCGCATTCTACAAGAGTCATTACTGCCCCTCAGAGCGTGGACACCATCCCTCACTTACGACGAGGGTCGCCATGGCAATGCAGGGATCAGAACTCGTCCTCTTTCAACATAGGGACGCCAAGCGAATCCCGTTCTGCATCCTCCCTGGCCAGACCTGAGGACAACTTCTCAGACACGGGCTCCAGTGAGGATCAGACCATCTTTAGTATGGAGTTGGAGGGCGGATCTTCACAGACTTTGCCCAGAACGGTGCGCCATGGCGGCAGCAGCTCGGGAGCTCCATCCGAGTGCTCGTTTGAGAGCGATGTTCCCACAGCGGGTTTGAATGGCAAGCGCAGCAGTCTTATCGAGGTCTCCCTGTCCTCTCTAAAAGCGTTTGAGGGTGGGGAAGCGGATCAGAACCAGGACATGTTCTTCGACTCGATGAGCGACCAGACGGAGCAAGAAACGAGGGGTGGAGTTGGGTTCTTTTTCAAG CAGGATGAAACTCGACCTGAAGATGAGATGGCTCAGAGAAGAGCAGCGTTACTTGAGAAGCAGCAAAAGAGGGCAGAAGAGATGAAGAGACGAAAACAAGagcaggaaagagagagagaggccag GTCATCATCAGTGGACGATCCCCGTATAGGGGAGGAGAGACCCCAGACTCCCTGCACACCCCCGCCACCCCGCACCCCACCACCCGAGGGCACACCTCAGCGCCGCGGAGACTTCACTCGCCAGGAGTACGAACGTCGGCACCAGCTTAAAATAATGGAGGATCTAGACAAAGTTCTCCGTCAAAAACCCACCACCGTCAGAGGCGTGAAGAAGCAAAGGCCCAAAACTGTGTTCAGAGATGACTCCGGCCTCTCCCGCAGCCCTGCCAAAGGGTTCATGG GTTCTAGGCTTAATAAAGTGTACTCCCATTCGACAATGAACCTGTCCTCCATGGCCAATGAAAATGGGACACTAACTGTCAGGAAATCTCCAAG TCGATCTCATTCACCATCCAGACTGATGTCTCCGGGCCGTCTCGCTGCACAGAATGGAGACTGGGAGACTGGATCTACTATTTCATCTCCGGGTTCCATCCCAGAATACACTG GGCCTAAACTCTACAAGGAGCCAAGCTTTAAATCCAATAAGTTCATTATCCATAATGCCATCTCACGCTGTTGTTTGGCAGGGAAGGTCAACGAACCCCAAAAAAACAAGATTGTAGAG GAAATGGAGAAAGCCACTGGAAACCATTTCCTTATCCTGTTCCGGGATGCCAGCTGTCAGTTCCGGGCGGTTTACACCATGAACCCCGAGACGGAGGAGATGGTCCGGCTGACGGGCATCGGCCCACGCGTCATCTCTCTGGATATGGTGGAGTCCATCTATAAGTACAGCTCTGACCGCAAACAGTTTACGGCCATCCCGTCCAAAACCATGTCTATGAGTGTGGATGCCTTCACCATTCCCAACCATTTGTGGGAGCGCAAACGCCCGGGAACCCCCAAAAAGCTTGGGACTCCAAAATAA